The Metabacillus sediminilitoris genome window below encodes:
- a CDS encoding sugar ABC transporter substrate-binding protein, whose product MKSSFVFLLCIVVISAIIIFFITKKMEVPKPKIVVVLKDLDTQYWEIVKAGAEKGFQDFGIDGEVIAPSTESEEADHEEMLKKILFEKPDVLVCAPIEVPKYMSVLEEFIEDKIPVLLLDTNIPLEGKASYIGTDNYKLGRKAGELLASELYPGDEVAVIAGNMTSQVSGERVKGAKLSLEEAGIIIASEKVDLPNESVPVKQAMKEILQNHPNVKGVIATTDIMALNAFDQLEAQGKKMPVIGADGIIEMVKLVDEGKLPGTVAQNPYDMGYLSVQAAMKVAKGNNVDSVIDSGVDIIVKGNGNERMNFLKNVLE is encoded by the coding sequence GTGAAAAGTAGTTTTGTATTTCTTTTATGTATAGTTGTAATTTCTGCTATTATAATATTTTTTATAACTAAAAAAATGGAAGTTCCAAAGCCAAAAATAGTTGTTGTATTAAAAGATTTAGATACTCAGTATTGGGAAATAGTAAAAGCTGGGGCAGAAAAGGGGTTTCAAGACTTTGGGATAGATGGTGAAGTGATTGCACCTAGTACCGAATCAGAAGAGGCAGATCACGAAGAAATGTTAAAGAAAATCCTATTCGAAAAGCCTGACGTTTTAGTTTGTGCTCCAATAGAGGTTCCTAAATACATGTCTGTCCTTGAGGAGTTTATTGAGGATAAAATTCCAGTTTTATTATTAGATACGAATATTCCTTTGGAGGGTAAGGCTTCCTATATAGGCACCGATAATTATAAATTAGGTAGAAAAGCAGGAGAATTATTAGCATCGGAATTATACCCTGGTGATGAGGTTGCTGTCATTGCCGGGAATATGACTAGTCAAGTGTCTGGTGAACGGGTAAAAGGAGCAAAGTTAAGTTTAGAAGAAGCAGGGATCATCATCGCCTCTGAAAAAGTAGATTTACCAAATGAATCTGTACCAGTTAAACAAGCAATGAAAGAGATTTTGCAGAATCATCCTAATGTCAAGGGTGTCATTGCAACAACTGATATTATGGCATTAAATGCTTTTGATCAACTTGAGGCCCAAGGGAAAAAAATGCCAGTCATTGGTGCGGATGGAATTATTGAAATGGTTAAATTAGTTGATGAAGGAAAGCTGCCAGGTACAGTAGCACAAAATCCTTATGATATGGGTTATTTAAGTGTTCAAGCCGCCATGAAAGTAGCGAAGGGAAATAACGTGGATTCTGTTATTGATAGCGGGGTAGATATCATAGTAAAAGGTAATGGGAATGAGAGAATGAATTTTCTAAAAAACGTTTTAGAGTAA
- the guaC gene encoding GMP reductase, giving the protein MENVFDYEDIQLIPAKCIVDSRSECDTTVTLGEHKFKLPVVPANMQTIIDEKIAIYLAEKGYFYVMHRFQPEKRVSFIKDMKSRGLIASISVGVKEEEYGFIQQLSEENLVPEYITIDIAHGHSNAVIKMIHHIKKLLPQSFVIAGNVGTPEAVRELENAGADATKVGIGPGKVCITKIKTGFGTGGWQLAALRWCAKAASKPIIADGGIRTHGDIAKSIRFGASMVMIGSLFAGHEESPGETIEKDGKLYKAYFGSASEFQKGEKKNVEGKRMYVEHKGSLIDTLIEMEQDLQSSISYAGGKKLDAIRNVDYVVVKNSIFNGDKTF; this is encoded by the coding sequence ATGGAGAATGTGTTTGATTATGAAGATATTCAATTAATTCCAGCAAAGTGTATAGTAGATAGCCGTTCTGAATGTGATACTACTGTAACTTTAGGTGAACATAAATTTAAATTACCTGTTGTACCTGCAAATATGCAGACAATTATCGATGAAAAAATAGCGATTTATTTAGCAGAAAAAGGCTACTTTTATGTCATGCATCGTTTTCAGCCAGAAAAACGAGTGTCTTTTATAAAAGATATGAAATCACGTGGATTGATCGCCTCTATTAGTGTTGGGGTAAAAGAAGAAGAGTATGGATTTATTCAACAATTATCAGAAGAAAATCTTGTACCTGAATATATTACGATTGATATTGCACATGGTCATTCCAATGCTGTAATTAAGATGATCCATCATATTAAGAAGCTCTTACCACAAAGTTTTGTGATTGCAGGTAATGTCGGAACTCCTGAAGCAGTAAGAGAGTTAGAGAACGCTGGAGCGGATGCGACAAAAGTTGGGATCGGACCTGGAAAGGTATGTATTACAAAAATCAAAACTGGATTCGGAACGGGTGGTTGGCAATTAGCTGCTTTACGTTGGTGTGCAAAGGCAGCAAGCAAACCGATTATTGCAGATGGAGGAATTCGTACACATGGTGACATTGCAAAATCTATCCGATTTGGTGCATCAATGGTCATGATTGGTTCATTATTTGCTGGCCATGAAGAATCTCCGGGTGAAACGATTGAAAAAGATGGAAAGCTCTATAAAGCATACTTTGGTTCAGCTTCAGAATTTCAAAAAGGCGAAAAGAAAAATGTTGAAGGCAAAAGAATGTATGTAGAACATAAAGGTTCTTTAATTGATACTTTAATAGAAATGGAGCAGGACCTACAATCTTCTATTTCATATGCTGGAGGCAAAAAACTAGATGCGATACGTAATGTAGATTATGTTGTCGTTAAGAATTCAATCTTTAATGGTGATAAGACATTTTAA
- a CDS encoding MaoC family dehydratase, with the protein MCVRISRSFTITEEKMMKYASLSGDFNPIHLYQDEAERSGFKAPIAHGMLTMGLSLDIVSSFTEKGMMVFTFQMQFLKPIYMNDTIHLVAKIMLEGEIVDLFIEGRNNENEAVVRGKLSLADGDYIKKDEQVLHNLLT; encoded by the coding sequence ATGTGTGTCCGAATTAGTCGTTCGTTTACCATAACAGAAGAAAAAATGATGAAGTACGCCTCTCTTTCAGGGGATTTTAATCCCATTCATCTTTATCAAGATGAAGCTGAACGTTCTGGATTTAAGGCACCGATTGCCCATGGTATGTTAACAATGGGCCTCTCACTTGATATCGTTTCTTCTTTTACCGAAAAGGGAATGATGGTTTTTACGTTTCAGATGCAGTTTCTAAAACCAATCTATATGAATGATACGATTCATTTAGTTGCCAAAATAATGTTGGAGGGGGAAATAGTCGATCTTTTCATTGAAGGCAGGAATAATGAAAATGAAGCGGTGGTGAGGGGGAAATTATCATTGGCAGATGGTGATTATATAAAAAAAGATGAGCAAGTATTACATAACTTACTCACCTAG
- a CDS encoding acetyl-CoA C-acyltransferase: MTRAVIVKAKRTVIGKKDGFLKQYSPEQLAAFVIRDIVQDLTEPVDDIILGNVVGPGGNIARLSALESGLPYSVPGVTIDRQCGSGLEAIRIACHLIQGGAGEIFLAGGVESTSQSKYEKRARFSPDHIGDPDMGVAAEYVAEKYGITRSMQDEYALLSYKRAMHSLKNNYYSDELVKINDVSLQDERLNPKLNYERMLHRLSPCFKENGTVTLGNCCGINDGAAAVLIMSEGKAEELGYQPVLRFVDSIVTGLNPNYPATGPIPAVSKILFKHSLSIRDIDLIELNEAFASKVVACARELGIPYGKLNIEGGAIALGHPYGASGAILVTRLFYEVQRYKVNYIISTIGIGGGIGIAILWESMI, encoded by the coding sequence ATGACAAGGGCGGTGATCGTGAAGGCTAAGCGTACAGTTATAGGGAAAAAAGATGGTTTCTTAAAGCAGTATAGCCCTGAACAATTAGCGGCATTTGTTATTAGAGATATCGTTCAAGATCTTACCGAACCGGTTGATGATATCATTTTGGGAAATGTGGTAGGTCCCGGGGGAAATATTGCAAGGCTATCAGCATTGGAGAGTGGTCTGCCTTATTCTGTTCCAGGCGTTACGATTGACCGGCAATGTGGATCTGGATTAGAAGCAATTCGCATTGCATGTCACCTCATCCAAGGTGGAGCTGGAGAAATATTTCTTGCAGGCGGTGTTGAAAGTACCAGCCAATCTAAGTACGAAAAAAGAGCCCGCTTTTCTCCTGACCATATTGGTGACCCTGACATGGGCGTTGCTGCTGAGTATGTTGCAGAAAAGTACGGGATTACTAGGAGCATGCAGGACGAATACGCTCTTCTAAGTTATAAAAGAGCGATGCATTCCTTAAAAAATAACTATTATTCTGATGAACTTGTAAAAATTAATGATGTTTCCTTACAAGATGAACGCTTAAATCCCAAGTTGAACTATGAGAGAATGCTGCATCGATTATCCCCTTGTTTTAAGGAAAATGGAACGGTAACACTAGGGAATTGCTGTGGAATTAATGATGGGGCAGCAGCGGTTCTTATTATGTCTGAGGGAAAAGCTGAGGAATTAGGATATCAGCCTGTCCTGCGTTTTGTCGATAGTATTGTAACAGGGTTGAATCCCAACTATCCTGCAACTGGCCCGATACCAGCTGTTTCAAAAATTTTATTTAAACATTCTTTATCAATTCGGGACATTGACTTGATTGAATTAAATGAAGCGTTTGCTTCAAAGGTAGTGGCATGTGCAAGAGAGCTTGGGATTCCTTATGGGAAATTAAACATAGAAGGCGGCGCCATTGCTTTAGGCCATCCATATGGGGCTTCAGGAGCCATATTGGTGACACGATTATTTTATGAAGTGCAGCGTTACAAAGTAAACTATATCATCAGTACGATTGGCATTGGCGGAGGTATTGGGATCGCAATATTATGGGAGAGTATGATATGA
- a CDS encoding AMP-binding protein produces the protein MKITSTYKSFAERADNRIAIVTDDERVTYGDWLNLVQRTAASFYKETVINKRVALFLPNGRLFLQLFAGASEAGWASIVGDMRWKEREIVERLQQVTPDLIIADEKMKEFFHQHPIKTIFSDEIEEWLGSNIDIQDKDENVPFYIGFTSGSTGQPKAFIRSHHSWIESFRCNQVDLEMTEKEHVLIPGSFVNSTFLYGALSTLFLGGTIYVLKKFSPARLMNSLRTYPISTVYVVPTMIQGLLNAGYFHEQSVSFISTGAKWLPSVKSKMRQQFPNATFYEFYGSSELSYVSVLKNDEQVSYADSVGRVFHNVEISIRNEKGREVKVGEDGILYVKSKMLFDGYLNNEQETKKVLQGEWATVYDIAKIDEKGYIYLLGRQNDMILYGGMNIYPQEIEQVLKRYEGVDEAVVLGIDDEYWGEKVAAFINGNVSLPLLKSYCLKTLSSYKIPQIWRKVDTFPYTTGGKISRQEIKKLFEKGALK, from the coding sequence ATGAAAATTACTAGCACTTATAAGAGTTTTGCTGAAAGGGCTGACAATCGGATTGCGATTGTTACAGATGACGAAAGGGTTACATATGGTGATTGGTTGAACTTAGTGCAGCGAACAGCTGCCTCTTTTTATAAAGAAACGGTCATCAATAAAAGAGTTGCTTTATTCTTGCCAAATGGCCGATTGTTTTTACAACTTTTCGCTGGTGCAAGTGAAGCTGGCTGGGCAAGTATTGTTGGTGATATGAGATGGAAAGAAAGGGAAATAGTGGAACGTCTTCAACAAGTAACACCTGATCTCATTATTGCTGATGAAAAGATGAAGGAATTTTTTCATCAGCATCCAATAAAGACAATTTTTTCAGATGAGATTGAGGAATGGCTAGGTTCTAATATCGATATTCAAGACAAGGATGAAAATGTCCCTTTTTACATTGGTTTTACCTCTGGTTCAACAGGGCAACCAAAAGCCTTTATACGATCCCATCATTCATGGATTGAAAGTTTCCGATGTAATCAAGTAGATCTTGAGATGACGGAAAAAGAACATGTATTAATCCCTGGTTCATTTGTAAATTCTACTTTTTTATATGGAGCCTTAAGTACTTTATTTTTAGGTGGAACGATCTACGTGTTGAAAAAATTTTCACCAGCACGGTTGATGAATTCCTTACGTACTTATCCGATTTCTACTGTATATGTCGTACCGACTATGATTCAAGGACTATTAAATGCTGGTTATTTTCATGAACAATCTGTTTCTTTTATATCGACAGGGGCGAAATGGCTGCCCAGTGTAAAGTCAAAAATGCGCCAGCAGTTTCCAAATGCAACTTTTTATGAGTTTTACGGATCATCAGAGCTTAGTTATGTTTCGGTTTTAAAGAATGATGAACAAGTTAGCTATGCAGATTCAGTTGGCAGGGTGTTTCATAATGTTGAAATTAGTATTCGGAATGAAAAAGGACGAGAAGTAAAGGTCGGGGAAGATGGAATATTGTATGTGAAAAGTAAAATGCTTTTTGATGGTTATTTAAATAATGAGCAAGAAACAAAGAAAGTATTACAAGGTGAGTGGGCGACTGTATATGATATTGCAAAAATAGATGAGAAGGGGTATATATACTTACTTGGTCGGCAAAATGACATGATTTTATATGGTGGTATGAATATATACCCTCAAGAAATTGAACAAGTATTAAAAAGATATGAAGGGGTCGATGAAGCAGTTGTTTTGGGAATCGATGATGAATATTGGGGAGAGAAAGTAGCTGCATTTATTAATGGAAATGTGTCTTTACCTTTATTGAAATCATATTGTCTTAAGACTTTATCATCTTATAAAATTCCACAGATATGGAGAAAAGTAGATACGTTTCCGTATACAACTGGAGGGAAAATTTCACGCCAAGAAATAAAAAAGTTGTTTGAGAAAGGAGCATTAAAATGA
- a CDS encoding biotin transporter BioY yields MKVKKLIYVSMFATIMGALGLLPPIFTGVSPVPITLQTLGVMLSGSVLGARFGPKYAALSQILFLLLVMTGLPLLSGGRGGIGVFFSPSGGYLIGWILGAYVIGFLAYRMKSVSFIKILLANILGGILVVYLFGIPIQALMMNVSIDHAALLSLVYIPGDLLKVIVASLLAVKLQHSIPISERLEV; encoded by the coding sequence ATGAAAGTAAAAAAACTAATCTATGTTTCAATGTTTGCAACAATTATGGGAGCATTAGGGCTTCTTCCTCCCATCTTTACAGGGGTTTCTCCAGTACCAATTACTTTACAAACATTGGGTGTCATGTTGTCAGGAAGTGTATTAGGAGCACGTTTTGGTCCAAAATATGCTGCTTTAAGTCAGATCTTATTTTTATTACTTGTCATGACTGGTTTACCTCTATTATCTGGCGGCAGAGGTGGAATCGGTGTGTTTTTTAGTCCATCCGGAGGGTACCTCATCGGCTGGATCCTTGGTGCATATGTGATCGGATTTTTAGCTTATCGTATGAAAAGCGTATCATTTATTAAGATTTTGCTTGCTAATATTTTGGGTGGTATTTTAGTAGTTTATTTATTTGGTATTCCCATTCAAGCATTGATGATGAATGTTTCTATAGATCACGCAGCACTGCTTAGTCTTGTGTATATACCAGGTGATCTTTTGAAAGTAATTGTTGCTTCATTGCTTGCTGTAAAATTGCAACATTCTATACCGATTTCCGAAAGGCTGGAGGTTTAA
- a CDS encoding phosphoglycerate dehydrogenase, translating to MTTITLDKVKTIKTLNNIAESGLNVFNTERFTIDNDSENPDAIVLRSFNMHNMELNNNLKAIARAGAGVNNIPVDKCTEQGIVVFNTPGANANAVKEMVLTSLMASSRNLFAGVEWTKTLDGEGDQIPKLVEAGKKQFVGKEIKGKTLGVIGLGAIGALVANDALDLDMDVIGFDPFISVDTAWNLSRNVQRAMTLEQLFANSDYITVHVPLTNDTKGMFNNETFAIMKPGVHILNFSRGELVNETDMEAALESGKVGKYITDFPNANVLKMKNAVPIPHLGASTKESEENCAIMAARQVKEFLETGNIKNSVNFPNASIPYTGKRRVAAFHKNVPNMVGQITLAFSSYHLNIADMVNRSRGEYAYTLIDIDNEVNADIIPELEEKIKEIEGIVTTRII from the coding sequence ATGACTACAATCACTTTAGATAAAGTTAAAACTATTAAAACGTTAAATAATATTGCAGAAAGCGGGCTAAATGTATTTAATACAGAGCGTTTTACAATTGATAATGACAGTGAAAACCCAGATGCCATCGTTCTTCGCAGCTTTAACATGCATAACATGGAATTAAACAATAATTTAAAAGCTATTGCACGTGCTGGAGCAGGTGTTAATAATATTCCGGTCGATAAATGTACAGAACAAGGAATTGTTGTTTTTAATACACCTGGTGCGAACGCTAATGCTGTAAAAGAAATGGTTCTAACTTCATTAATGGCTTCTTCTCGTAACCTTTTTGCCGGTGTAGAATGGACAAAGACATTAGATGGTGAAGGCGATCAAATTCCTAAGCTTGTTGAAGCAGGGAAAAAACAATTTGTTGGGAAAGAAATCAAGGGGAAAACTTTAGGTGTCATTGGTTTAGGTGCAATTGGTGCCCTTGTTGCGAATGATGCACTTGATTTAGACATGGATGTTATTGGATTTGATCCGTTTATCTCTGTTGATACAGCTTGGAATTTATCTAGAAATGTACAACGTGCAATGACGCTTGAGCAATTGTTTGCTAACTCAGATTATATTACTGTGCACGTTCCTTTAACGAATGACACAAAAGGAATGTTTAACAATGAAACATTTGCCATCATGAAGCCGGGAGTTCATATTTTGAATTTCTCACGTGGTGAGCTTGTAAATGAAACAGATATGGAAGCAGCACTTGAAAGTGGAAAAGTTGGTAAATATATTACAGACTTCCCGAATGCTAATGTATTGAAAATGAAAAATGCAGTTCCGATTCCACATCTTGGTGCTTCTACAAAAGAATCAGAGGAAAACTGTGCTATTATGGCAGCACGTCAAGTGAAAGAATTTCTAGAAACAGGAAATATCAAAAACTCAGTGAATTTCCCAAATGCTTCAATTCCTTATACAGGAAAGCGTCGTGTAGCAGCTTTCCATAAAAACGTACCGAACATGGTTGGTCAAATTACATTGGCTTTCTCTAGTTACCATTTAAATATCGCAGACATGGTTAACAGAAGCCGCGGGGAATACGCGTATACGCTAATTGACATTGACAATGAGGTAAATGCGGATATTATTCCTGAATTAGAGGAGAAAATTAAAGAAATCGAAGGTATCGTGACAACTCGTATCATCTAA
- a CDS encoding M20 family metallopeptidase: MNNVETYLESRLPEMKSLLEQLVNIDSGSFHKEGVDKVGTLIRKQFEDLGMNVKVHRESKYGNHLEIMHDHDSQPKIIIIAHMDTVFPAGEVKKRPYKVIGNKAYGPGVSDEKASHVAVLFALKALKASGSDAYKNVHIIFNSDEEIGSPTSKAIIKEAAKQKDYSLVVESGRPNDGIVTERKGVGCFVFEVKGKSAHAGVEPESGRSAIEELAHKIIKLQKLNDYETGLSVNVGLIEGGISTNTIPSNATAHVDVRVKNMKQAEEITSKINEIAHEEYVSGTETKLSGKIDRPPMEKVEGTEELLHIIRSVGEELGMSIREVSSGGGSDASYTSTEGIPTVDGMGPLGEFSHSETNEYVDLSSLSKRTALLALTIERLSRAKQ; this comes from the coding sequence ATGAATAATGTAGAAACGTACCTTGAAAGCAGACTACCAGAAATGAAGAGCTTATTAGAACAATTAGTGAACATTGATAGCGGTTCTTTTCATAAAGAAGGAGTAGATAAAGTTGGTACACTGATTCGAAAACAGTTTGAAGACCTTGGCATGAATGTAAAGGTTCATCGGGAATCCAAATATGGAAACCATCTTGAAATCATGCACGATCATGACAGTCAACCGAAAATAATCATTATTGCCCATATGGATACCGTTTTTCCAGCAGGCGAGGTTAAAAAAAGACCTTATAAAGTCATTGGCAATAAGGCATATGGACCAGGTGTGAGTGATGAAAAAGCAAGCCATGTTGCCGTTCTCTTTGCATTAAAAGCTTTAAAAGCAAGCGGTTCGGATGCTTATAAAAATGTTCATATTATTTTTAATAGTGATGAAGAAATTGGTTCCCCTACCTCAAAAGCCATTATAAAAGAAGCAGCTAAGCAAAAGGACTATTCACTTGTTGTTGAATCTGGACGACCAAATGATGGCATTGTTACGGAAAGAAAAGGAGTTGGATGTTTTGTTTTCGAAGTAAAAGGTAAAAGTGCCCATGCAGGTGTTGAACCGGAGAGCGGCAGGAGTGCTATAGAGGAACTTGCCCATAAGATTATTAAACTCCAAAAATTAAACGATTACGAGACAGGATTATCTGTTAATGTCGGCTTAATTGAGGGTGGGATTTCAACCAATACAATTCCTTCCAATGCTACGGCTCATGTGGATGTAAGGGTAAAAAATATGAAACAAGCAGAAGAAATAACAAGTAAAATAAACGAAATTGCTCATGAAGAATATGTTTCAGGAACAGAAACAAAGCTTAGCGGAAAAATCGATAGACCCCCAATGGAGAAGGTTGAAGGTACAGAAGAGCTACTTCACATTATTCGATCTGTAGGGGAAGAATTGGGGATGTCGATTCGTGAAGTGAGTTCAGGAGGTGGTTCGGATGCATCCTATACTTCAACAGAAGGAATTCCAACTGTCGATGGAATGGGACCGCTTGGTGAGTTTTCTCATAGTGAAACAAATGAGTACGTAGATTTAAGCTCTCTTTCTAAACGAACAGCTTTACTTGCTTTAACAATTGAACGCTTAAGCCGCGCAAAACAATAA
- a CDS encoding nucleoside transporter C-terminal domain-containing protein, producing MFFLLNILGILVVTGLVYLCSPAKRIVKWRSILSLFIVELLITWFMLTTTVGAWTIDKIASFFTWLVACANSGISFVFPSVMANETVDFFFSALMPIIFIVTFFDILTYFGIMTWIINKVGWVISKISGLPKLESFFSIQMMFLGNTEALAVIRQQLVVLKNNRLLTFGIMSMSSISGSIIGAYLTMVPAEYVFAAIPLNCLNALLIASILHPVEVSKDEDIVYVPPKEERKDFFSTISNSMLVGMNMVIVILAMVIGYVALTSALNGILGFLVNGLTIEKIFGVIFSPFAFLLGLGGQDAMYVASLMGIKISTNEFVAMMDLKNHLNELDPHTVAVAVTFLTSFANFSTVGMIYGTYNSIFGEKGSEVIGKNVWKLLVSGMAVSLLSAMIVGLFVW from the coding sequence ATGTTCTTTTTATTAAATATCCTCGGAATATTGGTTGTCACCGGTCTCGTCTACCTTTGCTCGCCTGCAAAACGAATCGTTAAGTGGCGGTCAATCCTTAGTTTATTCATTGTTGAATTGCTCATTACATGGTTTATGCTAACAACTACAGTAGGAGCATGGACAATTGATAAGATTGCTTCCTTCTTTACTTGGTTGGTAGCATGCGCTAATTCTGGAATCTCGTTTGTTTTTCCTTCAGTAATGGCTAACGAAACGGTTGATTTCTTCTTTAGCGCCTTAATGCCAATTATTTTCATTGTTACTTTCTTCGATATATTGACTTATTTCGGTATCATGACTTGGATCATTAATAAAGTCGGCTGGGTGATTTCGAAAATTTCTGGATTACCTAAGTTAGAGAGCTTTTTCTCAATTCAAATGATGTTTCTTGGAAACACCGAAGCTCTTGCCGTTATCCGTCAACAACTTGTTGTTCTTAAGAACAACCGCTTATTGACATTTGGAATTATGAGCATGAGCAGTATTAGCGGTTCGATTATTGGGGCATATTTGACGATGGTTCCTGCCGAGTATGTTTTTGCTGCTATCCCGTTAAATTGCTTAAACGCACTATTGATTGCAAGTATTTTACATCCTGTAGAAGTTAGCAAAGACGAAGACATTGTATATGTTCCTCCAAAAGAAGAGCGTAAAGATTTCTTTTCTACGATCTCAAACAGTATGCTTGTCGGCATGAACATGGTAATCGTTATCTTAGCGATGGTCATCGGATATGTTGCTTTAACAAGTGCCCTGAACGGTATTCTTGGTTTCTTAGTCAATGGATTGACAATTGAAAAGATTTTTGGTGTCATTTTTAGCCCATTTGCTTTCTTGCTTGGTTTAGGTGGTCAAGATGCCATGTATGTTGCTTCATTAATGGGAATTAAAATCTCAACAAATGAATTTGTGGCGATGATGGACTTAAAGAACCATTTAAATGAATTGGACCCGCACACAGTTGCGGTAGCTGTAACGTTCTTGACCTCATTCGCGAACTTTAGTACTGTTGGCATGATTTATGGAACTTATAACTCTATTTTCGGTGAAAAAGGTTCCGAGGTAATCGGTAAAAATGTTTGGAAGCTATTAGTTAGCGGAATGGCTGTTTCCCTATTAAGCGCTATGATCGTTGGATTATTTGTTTGGTAA